The DNA window CGATCCTAAAAATTTctaatggtatatatatatatatatatatatatatatatatatatatatatatatatatatatatatataatttttaaactttaattaatagattacaatcactttttcttatattatagaAATCTATATTTAGATTAACATTGACTAGAGATAAATTGATtgatattgaaataatttttatcctTTCAATAGTTCATCTCATTCTTAGATCAACTCACACTCTTacaatatatttcatatatccACAGATATCGTTAATACTTGTCATTAATATTAGTTAGCATGAATAaactatttttcaattttagtttcTTATTATTTCTTCTTATTACTAGTAAGtttattcaatatatacaattaaaattaatactaaaaCAAGATTGATTGACTATTTATTTTACAGAGAACGATTTATTACTGTCTAAGATTTGTGCCTTTATAAGCACCAATTTCAAAGATATGTGTACATTTGACAAAGTTTGCAAAGTACAAAAGGTGCTCCAAGTGGGAGATGTAGAGCTGGATTGTGCTTTTGCATGATCACTTCGGTTATAATAACCATCtatgtgaaataaaaaatatattaaattttgaatagatAAGTCTTtcttatttacttaattttaaaattaaattgttattttgaattttctgtaatatataattaatttgagttgttaattaagtaaaaataaggGTTTTATAAtcacaataataaattattaattttcattcttaatcaataattcaaatcttatttcctttcatacaaaaaataagaaaaaacaaaaataaattattttaatttagggtCGATAGTTTAAGATGTATGGTTTAATCAATACTTATTAAAATACCCACTAAGGAAACATAACAAAAATCATTGAATCGTCCAAATCAAAATGAATTGAACCGGCCAAACCTAATGACTCTCGTGGAGGTAAATGGGTCTAGCTTCGAATTATGTATTGATGTAACGGGTCATTCCCATTTCGAATATCAGTTAAATAGGAGACGAAGAAATCCTTAAAGATGAAATCTTTAAACAAAGGTGATCCATTCTTGCTGCCATGGACCAGCTTCTTTGCCGGTTCAATGTGGGTTTCAAGTGAAGGAAATATGAAGTTCACAACAGTCGTCCTAGCTTTATCCGAATTGGTCACCACTCTATGAACCCCACTCTTCAACTTCCCATTACTTATTATCTacatcatcatcatgatcatcaATTAAACCTCATGGGTTAACACAAATATGAAATCataatgaaatgatgttttaaCCTAACCTCCAAAGTATAACCAATATTGACCACAAAAGCATTCGGAATTGGCTCAACATAAAACCATTGTTGATCCTTGTAAACTTGAAGACCAGGAATTTGACCCTGGTTCAGAAATGTGATCATGTGTGGATCACAATGGCTTGGCAATCCAAGAACCAAACTTGGATCAGGGCATTTTGGGTAATGATTTACAGTCAACAATTGTTGATGACTGAAATTCTCCTTCAAATACCCATTATCAAGTCCCAATCCCTCACAAATTAAATCAAGAATCAATAAGCTTGCTTTTCTCACTTCAACTGCATATCTCCCTGCCACCTCTCTACAAGATACAGAGATTACTGAAATACCCTGTttcaattacatatttataagaTCGATTACCTGTATCTTGGTGGATTTGTTGGCCAATCATTGATATAATCTTGAAGAGGATGACAGGGTTGCTGAAAATTTTCTCTCCAATAATGAACCTTCTCTTTAGCATAATCAATACTCATCTTCATTCTACAAAGTTTATTTGGATCATCAGAATATAATCTTGCTTTATCTTCTGTTGGTAGATCAAATAATTCTTCAGCTACTAGCATCATATCCCTTATTAATTCCCCAGATATCCCATGATTAATCAGCTGTCATTTTAGTTATACATGAGtttcatgaagaagaagaagatgatgatgatgataataagTACCTGGAAGAATCCATAATCTTGAGAAGCCTTCAAGATTTGGTTGATGATTTCAGTTCTTTGAGAGGAGAGGGATTGAAGATCGATGATTGGGATTGAATTACAAAAGGGGGCTATTATATTATCGTCTGGTCTTTCTCCGACTGGGAAAATGTAGGATTTTGGAACACTCTTTACTTTGCTCCAATTTGATATCATCTTAACTTATCTCTTTGAGAAAACTGTTTTTTTGGATGAATTTCTATAATGGGACAGTggaggataataaataaaatattgttgaaTTTAATGATAATGTGGCTCAAAGAAGGGACAAAGCTTGTTCCGTCCCTCACTTTTCTTCTTTGTCATTGAATTTTAATGCCCactagaatatatatatatatatatatatatatatattttatatttcaatttgtcTATATCTAGCAGCTTGaactattaaatttttaatagtataatattatatatttttgggatattgttgaaaaaaaatgtaagtctAAAATGCTTACaccaatatttaattttgtcttTGAAACACTATATCTCtgttatttttttgataaactaTATGGCTTAAAAAAATCAGAGAACATTTAACGACTAGAATACACCGTCAagaatcatttataatatcattataataacgatatcaaatgtgttagtTATGaagtctacacttataataaattttgtaaagtTAATTAGATATTcctaaaaaaaaacatttctgaTCGCGGATGAATTCTACACCAACAGAATGAAAAGGAAAAATTGATGTTCAAAACCTTTCAAGATTGATTGTACATATTTATTTCCTTTCATGACAATGTAAAGTAGATTAGAAGTTGTCTCAACCTCTTTAtaacacatacgacaacgactcacaataatcatatattttatcatacATCTATCGTCAGTGATAATTCTACCGTGAATAACACTCCAACCTAAAAAGGAGATCTTAGTATGCATCTTAGACTCCAATATATATTTTCCAACAAAGATCAATCGGGCTAACCTTATTGAACAAAGTGTAACAATGTCCCACATGAAAGTTATTCAGATCACGCCACCGCATAGAATCTCGAGAAGACgggtttaatctcttatttttaaccattaataAAAGTCAATCATTGGACATGCTTTCCTCACTGTTTAATTTTCTTCTATATCTGATACGATTAGCAAAACCACTAGATCGAATGTCAAACATATCTTTGACCGATGAAtctctataaatagagataGAAGCAAGCTCGGGGAAAACCTTCGCCAAACATATACCATCACACTAAGTGTCGtcccaaaaactaatcgaacTTCCATCACAATAAAAATCGAATGTTCCCGATAAACCTTCCACATGGCATAAATACCACCCGAAATGTTGCAACCCACATGTCTATAAAAAATTTTGGTGAACCAATCAGACTTAGCCTgaccatatttatatttaatcaatttagccAA is part of the Impatiens glandulifera chromosome 1, dImpGla2.1, whole genome shotgun sequence genome and encodes:
- the LOC124915761 gene encoding protein DOWNY MILDEW RESISTANCE 6-like, which produces MISNWSKVKSVPKSYIFPVGERPDDNIIAPFCNSIPIIDLQSLSSQRTEIINQILKASQDYGFFQLINHGISGELIRDMMLVAEELFDLPTEDKARLYSDDPNKLCRMKMSIDYAKEKVHYWRENFQQPCHPLQDYINDWPTNPPRYREVAGRYAVEVRKASLLILDLICEGLGLDNGYLKENFSHQQLLTVNHYPKCPDPSLVLGLPSHCDPHMITFLNQGQIPGLQVYKDQQWFYVEPIPNAFVVNIGYTLEIISNGKLKSGVHRVVTNSDKARTTVVNFIFPSLETHIEPAKKLVHGSKNGSPLFKDFIFKDFFVSYLTDIRNGNDPLHQYIIRS